From the Candidatus Desulfatibia profunda genome, the window TAGGCAGATCATCATGCCAAGTCCAAGAGCCGATTCTAGCACTGAGTGTTTATTTCAAAATGTTGTTTTGACCGGTTTTCTTCCCCGCAAAACCCATCCTAAAGGACAAGATTTGCAGGGAACTTCATAATCATTATTAAAGTTGAAAGTATGTGGTTCAAATAATTTAATGATATAGTGTAACCAATTGCTACGGCGACTGCATTAAAGGCTACAGTGTTATAATTAGTTGTTTTTACATATTTATTTATAACATCTTTTCTCATATCTCTTCCATGCGTAGCTAATTTAATCACATCTATTCCTCCCTTCAAAACGCCGTTTTTCAATTTCGACAAGAAAGTTGAGCTATAATTTAATGATATCAGATGGATAGATTAATAACAATCTGTCTGATAATAGTTGGCATTCAGATTGCAATTAAAAAGGACAACACTGAGCTTATCGGAAATAAATATAATCGAAGCTTCATCTTCCACAAATGGAAGTTTAAGTTCAATAGGAATTCCGGCTCAACGCCTGAACTATCAGGTTACTTTAAAGGCTAGCCGGGTAAAGATTTAGGAGGTTGTGAAAATGAAAGCAAAAGAATACATGCATAAAAAAAGAGGGAAGAAACGCCTTGTCGGGTTTCAGGTGGAGGAGGATGAATGTATTTGGATGAAGGCCGGGGTTGTCAATTTTCGATTATGCGATAATGCTTTTGATTGCTACAATTGTCCCTTCGATGCTGGAATGCAGCGCGCCATGAGCCCCAGGGATCATGCCGAGATCGAATTGAAGGAACCTGGATGGGTCGATCATTTAAAGAAACACTATCATGGCCCGGAACGGCCATGTCGCCATGCCTTAACAGGACGTATTGATGCTCCCAAAATCTGTCCGATGAATTATGAATGCTATCATTGTGCTTTTGACCAGATGTTAGACGAATTTGATATCGGAAAACTTGGCGATCCGCCCGACTACGTTTTAGCATCCGGTTATAAAATGGCCAAAGGTTATTATTATCACCTGGGACATTGCTGGGTCCGTTTCGATCATGGGGGACGCGTCAAGGTTGGATTTGATGACTTTATGGTCAAGCTGTTCGGTGCATCCCAATTTCTGGCCCTGCCGCCTTTGGGTGCGACTTTGAAAAAAGATCAGGTCGGATTAACGTTCGGTCGTGACGATCATAAAGCCGCCTCACTCTCTCCGGTGACCGGTACGGTGCTCGCCGTAAATCAAAAGGTCCAAGAGTATCCCGGGATACCCCATGAGGATCCTTACCATGAGGGGTGGCTTTATATTCTGGAGCCCGACATGCCCAAAAAAAATCTGAAAGGTCTCTACTACGGCAAAGAGAGCATGCAGTGGATAGAACACGAGAGCCGGAAGCTGTTGAGCCTGATGGGACCGGAATATGAACGTCTGGCGGCCACGGGCGGCCGGTCGATCAGTGATGTGTTCGGTAATTTCCCGCAGCTCGGGTGGGATCTTTTGGCAAAAACGTTTCTTAGAACCGCGAAAATATAAGGTCCAGATTTCCAAGATAAAAATTTAGTTAGGGGAGCTGAAGACCCTTTGTTTTCCGGTCCGCATACGGTTTAGGCCGGCGTTAGAAGTCATAGTCATAGGCATCATCATGCGCCGGCCTAACGTCTTTCATCATTACCACAACATCGACAGGCTGGTTGTCCCTGTCTTTGACCATGTTCGCAATCACGGCAGCACGATAGAAACCTGCTCTGGTAAAGGCATTGATGGCGTCAGTACTGGTGTCGGGAATCTCGGCAATGAGTTTTTCGATCCCGAGATTGTAGGCGATATCGGCGATCTCTTTAATCATCAGATGCCCCAGACCGGCACCCCGGTAGTCTTCACGTACATAAATCCGCACGGTTCCCAGATGCCATTTCCAGCCGGAGCGGCGGCGATTAATCGTAGCATCGGCAATAATGGCGTCATCTTTTAGCGCCAAAAGGGGTAGTGTCTTTTGGTAGTCAAGGTTTTTCGCCCATTTTTCAACGACTAGTCGGTTGCCAACATCATCACGCAAATAGCGCGCATCGTCTCTGGAAACCCCTTTGAAAAACTCATACAAGGCATCTTCATCTTCCGGAACCATAGGACGCAGAAGCATCTTGGTGCCGTCTTTTAGTTTTGTCTCTTTTTGATATGTGTTTAAATCAATCTTCGGATAGATGCTTGGATCCAACATAAAATCACCTCCTTTCAATTACTGACAGCATGTTGGTTCTTCTCTCCCCTAACTTTATTCTTTTTGGTAATCACAAAGAATATTACCGGCGGCAAGGGTCTTGTTCGTGTATTTTTTTAAGACCACGTACAGTTGTCGGACGATAAGGTTTCCGGGCTCACAGAGGATAGTGGGTGGTCTAACTGCAATCGATCAACACAGTAAATACTTGAAAAAGCAATTATGATGCCATCTTGAAAAAATGAGGAATCCGCACGATTAACTATATGAAATAAATAAAAAATATCAAGTTGGAGCAGAGCAACTGCAAAGTTAGGACTTTTTCCATCATTTCAATTTTGCAATGAATCCTATGGACAATATGGTAATTTTGCAACAGTGTCCGCAGTTGTCCTGATCATATAGAGCCTTGGCTTTAATATTGTTTAATTTACGACTCTTAAAATATGCTATATTTTCACAAAGAGTTTCATGATTTGGAATAACGCTTTCTCTTGACAGTCAAATTCTATCTATGGTATTATGTTTAAAATTAGACGTTTCAAATACGACCCATATATGATCAAAACGACAGGCATGAGGCGGATATGACCGATTATAATGAGAAATTCCTCGACAGGGTTTTCAACAGCGTTGCCGATCCTTTTGCCATTTACAATCGTGATTTTCGAATTCTCAAAGTGAACCAGGCCCTGATGACTCTTTTTAAACTTTCTGCCGAACAGCTTATCGGCAAATATTGCTATAGGGTTTTTTATCAGCGTACGACGATGTGCCCGGAATGTCATGTTAAAGAGGTCTTTGATACCGGCACACCGTGGATGAAGGAAAAACACATTCCCACACCCGACGGAAGCAAACGCATTTTCGAGGTACATTCCTGTCCAATCATGGACCGCCGGGGGGTAACCATTCAGGCGGTCGAGTATATCAGAGATATTACCGAGCGCAAAACCCTCGAAAAACAATTGTGGGCATCAAAAGAACTCAACGACAGCATCATTAACAGCATTTCGGAAAACCTTATTCTCGCTGACGCTAAAACATTCCGGATTATCCAGGCCAACAACGCCTTTCATGCCCGCTTAGGTCTCAAACCTCCCAATGCAGTGGGGAAATTTTGCCATGAAATTATTTTAAACAGCCCCATTCCCTGTAAGGAGGCCGGGATGCGGTGCCCGCTGGAAGAAGCCCTCCGAACGAAGCGTCCGGTCCTGCTGGATAAAAATTATCCGGATGCCGCGGGAACGGATCGGATGCTGGAAATTTCCGCTTACCCGATCCTCGATGCTCAGGGGGAGATCAGTTCGATAGTCCGGTTAGAACGAGATGTCACCGAAAAGCGGAAAATGGAGCAAGCTTTGGCCTTCCGCTCCAAGGAGTTGCAGAGAACCCAGCATCAACTGGAGACGCTTTTTGAAACTTCACGGCAGGTGAACGCTAAAAATACTCTCATAGAATTGGTTGACTTTATTCACCAAATCGGTCAGCAAATCTTTTCCGACTCAGAATTCCTATTTTTTCTTTTGGAGGCCGGAAACCAAAATTTTCTGGATTTGGAAGGCTGCAATTCAAGCGTTGTAGAATCTCTGCACCGCATGAAGCAGAAACTTGATCTGCCACGGAATGTTTCCAGCTTTATCCAGTACCTGCAAAATATCAGGGAGCCTCACATCATTGGTTCAGAGTACAGCAATAACACTCCTCATTTTTTAAGCCGAATCTCAGAAAGTTATCAAAGCTGGTTCGGTCTGCCAATCTCGTCACCACAACAGTGCATTGGCTACTTTGTGCTGGGGTCACCGTTTGCTCGTGAGGATTCTCGAGAGGATATGCAATTTTTTTTAACCTTATTCAGTCAGGTCGCCGGACATATTCGACATCTCATTATTCACGAAAGTGAAATCAATCTGCTTCAGCAAAGGGTAACCGAACAGACTTCGCATGGAAAAATTATCGGCCGGAGTAACGCGATGCAGAAAATTTACGAACTGATCGATCTGGTTGCAAGCTCCGATGCCACCGTCTTAATCACTGGTGAAAACGGTACGGGCAAAGAGTTGGTCGCCCAGGCCATCCACCGGCAGAGCCATCGCAAAAATGGGCCTTTTGTGGTAGCCAACTGCTCGGCCTACTCGCCGACCCTCCTTGAAAGCGAGCTTTTTGGCCACGAAAAAGGCGCTTTTACGGGCGCCATCAAGCGCAAAATCGGTCGCATTGAGCGCGCTCAAGGGGGCATCCTGTTTTTAGATGAGATTGGTGACACTTCTCCGGCCACCCAGGTTTTGCTGCTCAGGTTTCTCCAGGATCACTGCTTCGAACGGGTCGGCGGGGAAGAAACCATAGAGATCGATGTTCGGGTACTGGCGGCAACCAACCGGGACCTTTACCGGGAAGTGGAAACGAGCCGATTCAGAGATGATCTCTATTACCGCCTAAACGTCATTACCATCGAACTTCCGCCCTTGCGCGACCGCAAAGAAGATATCCCCATACTCTGCAACCATTTTCACCGGATGCGATGCAAGCCCTGATGGATCACGACTGGCCCGGCAATGTCCGCCAGTTGGGAAACGCTGTGAGCCATGCGGTAATCCTGGTCCAGGGTCAGGTCATTGAAAGAAGGCACCTGCCTCAATTCCTCAAGCAATCTGCACCTGAACCTTCCGTTACCTCCCTGGTTGAAAATGAGCGGCGGCTGATTCTGGGAGCGCTTCAGGAATCCAATTGGAATAAACATGAAGCTTCCCGGCGTCTGGAAATAAGCCGCAGCACCCTTTACAGCAAAATCCGCCGTTACAGCCTTGAAAAAGGGACCCATTCTGTATGAAATATGAACAATTAGGGTCCTTTTTTGTACAGCCCTAAAGTTCCCGTATAGATCCCGCTGTTAGATTTGCCTGCAAAATTGGAGTCCGATTCCGTACACCAATCATAATCTCACCGGAAGCGGCGCTTACCGGCACCGGCAACATTTTATTTTTTTAAACCATTATAACCAGTTGGAATTTAAACTGAATCAGCCGCGGAAGTTTAAATTTTCGCATTTTTTTGATTCCTGGCAGGAATCTTGTATATGTAATTTTATCCAATTGTCCAAAAGCGTTTTGTTTCTCTGCTGTTAACGGATTATTTTGCTTAATCCGGCAACAACCGCTTACATTACCAGAAAGGAGGTGAGATACCACAAGAAAGACCGCCTCCTCCCAGCAAACGATTGTCGAACTGATATTGTAAAGAAAGACAATTGCGCTTGTGCTGCGGCAAGGAGGAGTTTGGATCTAGTCTAAAGCAAAACCAATGGATGGGAGGTCAAAATATGGCAGAAATAAGAGATGTGGAAATAAACAGCAGGAAGGACACCCTTCCGCTGATGAGCCCCGAGGTCAGGCCCTGGCCTGTGACGCCGCCTCCTTCGCCGGAAGAAGTGGCCAAGGTGTATGCCAAGCGGAATGCGGCCAAGTTCGGCCAGTGGTGTGAGGACAACCTCAGGTTCGAGTACAGCTTCGGCAAACCCGAGGCCCTTCAGGGTCTGAGGGTGCTCTGTATGGGGTTATACCGGATGGGCAACAAGTTTTGCTCCACGTTGCTGGCCGAAGCCGGGGCCGAGGTCATCAATATCGAACCGCCCGAAGGCGACCCTTTGAGAAAACTCACGCCCTTCGGCCGAGAAGAGCTGATGCTTAAGGACAGGGGTACCGGCGAAAAGTGCGGCCTGGATTTCATCCATGAGATGAGAAACAAGTACTCCATCACACTGAATATCGAAACCGACGAGGGCAAGGAGATATACAAAAAGCTCGCGGCCCACGCCGACGTACTGATCGAAGAGTATCCCCCGGGCTATATGGACAAACTCGGTCTGGGCTATCGCCAACTATCAGAGATCAACCCCAAACTGGTTTACTGCTGGATCGGTGTACGCGGATCGTGGGGCCCATACAAGGACAAACTCTCCAAATTCGGCCAGTGGACCCTTGAGCCTTTCGGCGGCTGCGCCAATTCCTTTGTGCACAACACCGGCTTTCCCCAGGACCAGCTTCCCCGGGGCAAGGGCGGCGATCCCACGCGGTCCGGTGTCTGGTTTGCCGACTATGTCGCCGGCGAGCAGGGCGCCTGCAGCATCCTGGCAGCCATCAACTGGCGCAATAGATTCAGCGGCGAGGGCCAGTTCATCGAGGTTACCGGCGCTGAAACCCAGATGGACATTCTTGATTTTGACATCGGCTGGTACGGCTTCAACAAGAGCATCAAGGCCCGAACCGGCGGCTGGGATCCCAATTTGAACCAGTACGAGTGGAACCCCTGCAAGGACGGCTACATGATGATCGGCGGTCAGACCGACCGGCTCTGGTACCGTATCGGTATGTGCATTGAGCGGGATGAGTTGCAGTTCGGCAGACTGATTCACGAAGATCCCTTCCTCAAAGAGATGGGGGCCCGCAACGCACTCCAGGCCCTGATCAAAACCTATACCGTGACCACGCGCTGGCTGCGGGACATGAACCGGGTTGAAGCCGAGACCAAGCTGCTTCAGTATGAG encodes:
- a CDS encoding CoA transferase, whose amino-acid sequence is MAEIRDVEINSRKDTLPLMSPEVRPWPVTPPPSPEEVAKVYAKRNAAKFGQWCEDNLRFEYSFGKPEALQGLRVLCMGLYRMGNKFCSTLLAEAGAEVINIEPPEGDPLRKLTPFGREELMLKDRGTGEKCGLDFIHEMRNKYSITLNIETDEGKEIYKKLAAHADVLIEEYPPGYMDKLGLGYRQLSEINPKLVYCWIGVRGSWGPYKDKLSKFGQWTLEPFGGCANSFVHNTGFPQDQLPRGKGGDPTRSGVWFADYVAGEQGACSILAAINWRNRFSGEGQFIEVTGAETQMDILDFDIGWYGFNKSIKARTGGWDPNLNQYEWNPCKDGYMMIGGQTDRLWYRIGMCIERDELQFGRLIHEDPFLKEMGARNALQALIKTYTVTTRWLRDMNRVEAETKLLQYEIAAGPVLFIDEVSEFPHFKYRPWVYTIDSDQYGTVLYATSPNSYQYRTPHRVKWIGRPLGKDNFLKYLQWLGMGQNEVRKLKSKGVI
- a CDS encoding GNAT family N-acetyltransferase; its protein translation is MLDPSIYPKIDLNTYQKETKLKDGTKMLLRPMVPEDEDALYEFFKGVSRDDARYLRDDVGNRLVVEKWAKNLDYQKTLPLLALKDDAIIADATINRRRSGWKWHLGTVRIYVREDYRGAGLGHLMIKEIADIAYNLGIEKLIAEIPDTSTDAINAFTRAGFYRAAVIANMVKDRDNQPVDVVVMMKDVRPAHDDAYDYDF
- a CDS encoding glycine cleavage system protein H, which encodes MHKKRGKKRLVGFQVEEDECIWMKAGVVNFRLCDNAFDCYNCPFDAGMQRAMSPRDHAEIELKEPGWVDHLKKHYHGPERPCRHALTGRIDAPKICPMNYECYHCAFDQMLDEFDIGKLGDPPDYVLASGYKMAKGYYYHLGHCWVRFDHGGRVKVGFDDFMVKLFGASQFLALPPLGATLKKDQVGLTFGRDDHKAASLSPVTGTVLAVNQKVQEYPGIPHEDPYHEGWLYILEPDMPKKNLKGLYYGKESMQWIEHESRKLLSLMGPEYERLAATGGRSISDVFGNFPQLGWDLLAKTFLRTAKI
- a CDS encoding sigma 54-interacting transcriptional regulator; this encodes MTDYNEKFLDRVFNSVADPFAIYNRDFRILKVNQALMTLFKLSAEQLIGKYCYRVFYQRTTMCPECHVKEVFDTGTPWMKEKHIPTPDGSKRIFEVHSCPIMDRRGVTIQAVEYIRDITERKTLEKQLWASKELNDSIINSISENLILADAKTFRIIQANNAFHARLGLKPPNAVGKFCHEIILNSPIPCKEAGMRCPLEEALRTKRPVLLDKNYPDAAGTDRMLEISAYPILDAQGEISSIVRLERDVTEKRKMEQALAFRSKELQRTQHQLETLFETSRQVNAKNTLIELVDFIHQIGQQIFSDSEFLFFLLEAGNQNFLDLEGCNSSVVESLHRMKQKLDLPRNVSSFIQYLQNIREPHIIGSEYSNNTPHFLSRISESYQSWFGLPISSPQQCIGYFVLGSPFAREDSREDMQFFLTLFSQVAGHIRHLIIHESEINLLQQRVTEQTSHGKIIGRSNAMQKIYELIDLVASSDATVLITGENGTGKELVAQAIHRQSHRKNGPFVVANCSAYSPTLLESELFGHEKGAFTGAIKRKIGRIERAQGGILFLDEIGDTSPATQVLLLRFLQDHCFERVGGEETIEIDVRVLAATNRDLYREVETSRFRDDLYYRLNVITIELPPLRDRKEDIPILCNHFHRMRCKP